The Anomaloglossus baeobatrachus isolate aAnoBae1 chromosome 7, aAnoBae1.hap1, whole genome shotgun sequence sequence tttttttttttttctttcttttatgctGCAGCTCCTGAGAGACGTGAAGGAAAAATGCTCGGTGCTTTCTGACAATGATAGAAATGCCCTGGCTGCAGAAAGTGATGAGATTATGTACTCTTTCCCTGGAGATGTAGCTATTTATTATGATGATAATGGTATGTGTAAGGTACAGTACATATGTATGAAGGGGTAGGTCCCTTTCAAATATAACTCTTTCTTCACTGcatgtttaaaaaaagaaaaaaaaaaccctgataaaTCGCCTTTCTCAGGTCCACCAGTGAGTCTCCATCACTGCTCCTAGTGTCTGGCACTGGCCGCGATGCTGACATTATTTCCATAGctgtcagtgagctcagcggctaaGTTGAATGTTctgtctgcactggaatgccttgcTCAGAGGCGCGAGCTCACAGATTGGCCTTTCATCCAATGGCAGGCACCTCGATTTCCGTAACTCCTTTCAAAATTATAGGGAATTGGTAAATTGTTACATATGCAGTGCAGCGAAGCCTCGCTCAGCGGTCTCCACAGCTCCACATCCTGTGACCAGCGCCCAGGCTGTTATCCCCTGTAACAGATTATGCATGTATATCATACAGATGGGTCCTCAAAATTTCCAAAATAAATATACTTATTTTATCCTATAACTAACTTTAACTTCTTCTGACATCCCCCATTCACGTACGGCACATATCTGTGTgggtgtatggagtgggctcaggaGCTGAAACTGTACCATTCCTGGCAGGTAGCTATGGATGCCATGTTAGTGCTCTCGTGAAGCCCAGCTCTCAGCTTGggcttcataggagaccatgatggtaaggaaaaaaaaaagttttcaaaaattaaataAGAAATGCAAACTGCCCATCCTTTTCCCTTGTTAaaaatgtataataataataactcaATATATTATAGTATTTACACTTCTTTAACTCCTTCACcactgagcctgttttcaccttcctgaccaggacaACATTTGCATTTCTGACCAGTGTTGTTATaaggtaataataataactctggaacgcttcaatgtttCCCTGTGATTCTGAGATTTTGTTTTGAGACACTTTGTACCTCATGTTAGTGGAAACTTTTAGTCAATGTGATTTGCATTTTATTTATGAGAATATAACAAATTCAAAAAATTATAATTTCAGATTTTGAAttcttatgcccttaaaccagatagttatatcacacaaaatcattaataaaaaaacatttcccacatgcctactttacatcagtgccacttttgaaacataactttttttaAAGTTGCAAAGTTATAAGTGTTAAAAGTTAATCAGTAGtttctcatttttcaaaaaaaatgtacaaaaacaatTTTCCTAGGGACCAGGTCACATTTTAAATCACTTTGAGAGGCTGATGTGACAAAATActcagtgacaccattttaaaagaaacctgtcaccatttttttgcgttctaaaccaaaactagcaccttaagcagcgcctgtgctgcgttTTCTAAAGGTGCATGTTGTCTCAACCCCGCAAATACCTTTTATAAAAACTACTGCCATGTATCCTAATTGTTGGGTGTAGTTCGATGGGCGTCCTATTATGTGGCTGTTGTCTCTCCTTTCAGAGCTGATCGTAGTCTTCATTTGATAATTAACATGGATGATGCTTCCGATGCCATCCACATACCCGGTCAAAATCTTGCGCCTGTGTAGAGACATTGCCAGCTCTCAcaggcgcacttcactctgccctattGCACCtgcgcacttcactctgccctattGCACCTGCGCAAGCCGGCGAATTATCTGCGCAGGTGCAAGATTTTGCCAGGCGATGTGAATGATATCACCTGCGTCATCCACGTAGGTGGGCAAAATCTTGTCTGCGTTGAGACATCGCCGACTTGCACATGTGCACCAAAGTTTTCAGCTCTGTCTgcagtagggcagagcaaagtgcacatGCGCAAGCACCACACCTGGCTACGAGAGCAAAGTCTCAACTCTCATGTATGCTGAGCTCCTGGCAGCGATACTTATACGTCATCGGTCAGGAGGCCCTATTTGACCATGGCGTATAGCTACGTCAAATGTCGTTAGGGGTTAACAgtccaatctgtcaaaatataaatttAAACCTGTGGTAAATGCTGAAAAGCCAAAATAAGTTGGCAAAATTGCTGTGTGTTGGTAACCATACCTGACATCAAAaatgcaaaatatttttatttcattctatttacaaattttttaaatatttgatttttttttgtctaCAATAACAAAAAGACTTTCAGTATTGCAATCATCCTATTGAAGAATCAATTGCCAGGTAATTTTTATCACACAATGAGGCTGTAAatacaaaaccccaaaaacaatgTTGTAATTgtgagtttttgttttgttttttttaaatgtaactttttccagtacattatatggtaatatGAATGGTGTGACTCAAATTACAAATCATACCACTCAAAAAAACAAGCTCCCATATGGCCATGttgtaaaaaaaatatcaaaaagctatgactcttggaagaaggggatgaaaacatgaaaggaaaaaaacaaaaattggtTAGTGTGGGGGGATTATAGTGGTGCCCAACAGGTGAATATAAAATGCATTTACCTTTCTCGCTGGTCAGTCTGTGTGTTTATCGTTCACTTGAACAGACAGCAAGTGGTGTGTTTTCTCTTTTTCTATAGGTAGGAAATTTGTCCGCATCCTCATGCGTTTTTGGTACATGACATACGCAGATATTCCTGATGAAGAGCTGGAAGGAACAAAAGTATTTCAAGTAGTAATGGGGAACGAAAATGTAAAGGACAGTAAGCATATGGTCACTGCAAACTACGAGTAAGACGTCATCTAACGTTATTTTATCATGCATTGTTCTGTTCCTCTAGCGGGTGTCACATGATGTCCAGAACGTTTTCCACAGAAGAGCCCTTGGCAATAAGCTGTTATTGCAAGAGGAAGCCATGTCTGATCAGTGTGACAGATGCTTATAAAAGTGGGGTCTTTAGGCGACAGATCACTTCAACCAGAAGTCATAAGAATATATGTACAATTGTGGTACTAATATACAGTGTAAATATTTTGGCGCTGTAAAGCTTCATGCACTCAGCATTCAATGTGCCCCTGTATGTTGGTTCTGTACAGCTCTGAAGTCTTGTTTCTCGGGAAGAATTTCTGCAAATtgacatttattttttaaattagatTCATTCAGATAAAAATAAAGCACGTGAAATTGGAGCATCAAAGAGTACAGTTGGGCCCATTGATTTCTATGGGTGGTGTATTATGATTCTGCACAACTCATGACCTGTTCAGAATTGTAATTCATATGTATGTGCTAATCATAATGGTGACCCGAGTGCCTGCCCGCTGCTCAGAATTATTCTTCGTTGTACCTTACTCAATATTAgttgtttttaatttttctaagAAAGGAAAACAACTATGGGGTGCAAGCTATTCAGAGAAAGAAATTTGTGTAGCTTTGGGTTACTACTGCCCCAAAAGTAGAGACCGGGGGAAGAGAAGGAACGGGCAGTTGGAATTTCAGCTACTGATTCGTTTCCTTTCAGGGGAGATGAGTTGTTGCTTGCTTGTTGCAGCATCTTTCTCCTCTTTCCCTGTTGAAAATACACAAATGTCATCTAACTGTGTGCTTATGTATGAGCAGCTTAAGTTTTACTGTTCCTATATCAGACAACGCTCTATCTTTCGTGTCAGTGCAGAAATGATAATTTTATATGTGGTGTTTCTGACATAAACTTGAGTAGTGTAAACATGGTAACATCAAGTAGCAATAACTAGAAGGTCGTCATTGTAAGCATTAGGCCAGGGTCACCCGTCGAGGTGCGGTTAGATTTTCTTGGATGTGTAGAAGATgtacaactttttttttacttgGTCAGTTCGTgaaaatcggattgcacttgtaTGTCATAAGATTGCCAAGGAAAAAAATCGTACATATGAGCGGCCCCATAGAttcaacattggtctgagtgcgatcCGATATTTTGTCAGATTGCACTGGGACCAACAATACAGTCGTGTGAACCTGGCCTTATTTTGCTTTTGTAAATGTGGCATTTGAAATCAATTCTGTTTgacaacttgttttttttttggtttttttgggtttttttttccccttccagATTTTGCAGAGAATTTACCAAAGGAGTCAAACCAGACTGGATTATCACACGCATTGAACATTCAAAATTGTTGGAGTGAAGTAAACAAGCAGCTTGCATTATCCTCCCCGCATCATCCACGTTTCTTTTCTATTTAAACTGAATGACTATTAGGGGTATTAAATGATACATTCTACTTTTTGATTTAACATTATGGACTTATGATATTTTGCTATTATATTATTAAAGTTAGTTCTTGTCTTTTAATCTTTGTCATTTTTATAACAGatcatttttcaaaaaaataatTCTATATTTATTTCATCTTAGTCTGTGTATCCAGCTATTCTCATTGCTTGTATACAGAAGCCCTTTCAGGCTTTAAAGGAAACATgttaggtgcaatatacacccagaaccacgagcagttctgggtgcgtattgctaatccctgcctaaccgtccctgtatacactagaataaaTAAAGGGATCTCAAGTATTTCTCTTGATCTCATTCAAAGAGGAAAGCAAAATATAAGCCTTTTTCAgagatattattatatattatattatagagGCTGAAGGGTTCTCCTCTATCTTGACTGACAGGTGCGTCTTCCTACTTTTGCTGTAGGAGAATACCTTTGTGTGACGAGAGACGGTGTGTCACATTTAACATGCTCGAAATCTGTGCAGATTTTTATTCTCTCCTGAATTATGACATATATGGAACAGCTGCGATTTTCCTGTCTGTTGAAGACTTTGTGACTTGAATTTACCCTTTAGAAGCTGCTATGTTTTTCCATTCACCCCTTAGCTATTTCCTCTTGTAGTAGAATACCCTTTAGAAGCAGCCATGCCCTCCTCTTGCAAATGTCACCCTTATGAGCAGCTCTCTGCCTCCTTTTATCTGAGCTGTACAATACACAAGGATGTGTTTATTACATGGCTAATAAATAACAATATTCTGTATGAAGTTATATTCAGGCTCCTGTCGACCGAAACTGAGGAAAAGATCGCCTGATTTGTGTGTTTTCCTGATTCATTGACCATTGTGCTGCAGTTTTAATTACAACATTTGTATTTCGCTTTTGTAGATTTATGAGAAAAATGTCTTTATCGATTCTCCCATTAAAGTTTAAGGAGCAGTGACTGGGAAAACAAAAACAAAGCCAAACAAGCAAATTAATATGTAAAAGCTAAATTCTCACCAAATCTAAGGTTTCACTGATCAAGATGCTATATAAATTCAGCTCTACCCTCCACATCCACAGATGGTGTCTGCTTGGGAAGAGAATCTCAACAGATTTCGTCACTTCCTCAACAGATTTGCGCTCGCTCTGGCCATAAGAAAGTAAAGCCTGCGTCCTGTAGTACTTATGGAAAACATCTGATGTGTATATAAAATATAACTATCACTTCAATAAGACCAAAAAACCACAACATTCTTATAATTAGCCTGGAGCCCAGGAAAAAGAGTAGTTGTGTACTTAAAGTACCACTGCAGCatgtttttggttttttgtttttttttccccccccccagcactggagtggagctttaaatgcatcttccctgtccctaccaTTATACTTACCCGCCGGCATTTTCATACTTTTTCGGCACCGATCCGGACTGTAACGTCTGACTGCCCGGAAGTcaaaagttatgtcacaagctcccaatataTCTGTTTGAGAGCCAGAACGTTGCtctcattgagttgtgacctctggctgcTCCATGAAATACTAGAGCTGCCGACAGGTTCCAATTTCCCGCAGGCCGACTGGAGCagtggtgatagaagatgaagacggTGGAGGGTGAGTATGTggccggagtcacacgtgcgagtgactcgcatcgcatcacctgccacgactgcacactcttctgacaggagcggatcAGCTGCAGCTAAATACATGCAGTTTATCTGCTCATGTTAGGAGAGGGTGCGGCCgttccgggtgatgcgatgcgagtcactcgcaagtgtgactccagcctaagacagGAGAATGCACCACTCTAgcaataaaaaagaaacaaaaaacaaagaaacacagaagtggtgctttaaataataCCTCTCCTCCTTAGGCTACATACTCACAGCTATGTGAGAGTTGCCATTCAAAAGAAATGGACCATTTCCTTTACCCAGACGTCATCCTAGGTTTTATTCTAAAAAGCAGATAGACTGaccattttattattatattattatttatagacTCCTAGCAATAGATTAATTAAAATCAGATGAAATTCTGAAGTACAAGGTATGTCCATAAACTTTAATAAATGAGTTTGTCCGCAAAATTGATGAGGATCAGGCttctttcagacatccgtgtttaatcaggtacaagccacaggcatcggtatggtcatacgtgtgtcacacgtgtgacatttgtgtttgcatacgtgtgacatcagtatgacaaGTACTGGAAaaaacgggtctttgaaataaaaagattttttttatattcacctgtatccagcgccgctgtcttcggctctgctgtctcctgcttctgacccacgCTAATTACAGTATATTCATTGAATTCACTGCattgaggacctggaagccagagcatcacgGGGATAGCGCcagctggtgacaggtgagtatccagtaaCCAGTGTGtgcgcagtgacgtccaggaggtcatcagagttcccaatgaactctgaagaCAAACCCGCCCTACAGCGGGTGTCCCCAcggtgacttcacaggttcatcagagttcattgggaactccgatgacctcctggacgtcactgtacACACACTGGTTGCTTGCTGAATACTCGCCTGGCACCGGCGATGCAGTCCCCTATGCTTTCCCTGCGATGCTcttgcttccaggtcctgagtgcagtgaataatcaatgaatataatgagcgggggtcagaagcaggaggcagcagagcagaagaaaACAGGGTTGGATACAGGTGAATACAGAAAATCtatttatttcacagacatgtgttttctctggtacatgtcacactgatatcgcacggatcacatccgtgtgcgggctgtgtgacatcagtgctgccggagaaaaaacagacgtctctgtgtgcgtgtgtgcgggGCCACTagtggtcacacggtccgtgtgaaaatagCCGTGTGAGTAACACCAGAGAATAACACGTGTGGCATCCAtgctaaaaatggatgtcacaggtACCTGAAACAGGGACGTTTGAAAGGGACCTCAGACATTCTCTGAATCTCTGAGATCGGACATACGAAGCCGTTTTTAAAACTGATCTTTATATGGATCAGTGTGCTGTCTCAGAAAACCGCTGATGTGTAGAtgtaagtgtgaatgtagccttactccTGAAACGCTGTGGACTGACTATGTCTCATGCTGACTTTTGTGTTCCCATGATGAAGCTTTGCTCACTGAGAAAGGGCTGCTTCTAACTTGCGAGTttatcgcagtagagcaatgcgagaaaatctcgcattggaatcggacacatgttagtgaatgattcagctcgcatttgccattttttttttttattttttttttctcagtccaaatcagactgagaagaaaattgcagcatgctgcttttttttcgagtttctcgaaccatttttctcaatgattccctatggaagcggattaaaagtaggatcacacacgcgcaccagcgttcacatttgcgagtgtggcaggaactacgctcattaaccccttcacgaccatggacggatatatccgtcatggatcgtgtcccggtaagccccgccccctgccgcgggcaggcggcgtggatcggcacacatatcagctgttttcaacagctgacatgtgtgcctacatgttccgagtggaatcgcattccacccggaacattaaccccttagatctcgctgccaaagtctggcagcgagatctatatgcgcgcggccatctttttttcttaccgccgccccctccggacgtcacgtgagtgatcacgtgacgttcggtggttgccatcgtagcacagggtcatgtgatgacgcctggtgctacgaagtttcactttcattcttcctcggcacggagcagaggaagaaagaaagtgactatttctgctgtttacagcggtatagctgtaatcagcagatagcgatcagcaatcggattgctgattgctatagccccctagggggactagtaaaataaaataaaaaaagtaaaaaaaaagttttaaaaaattaaaaaaaaaacaaaaaacctaaaagttcaaatcacccccctttccccccattgaaaattaaagggttaaaaaataaataaatatacacatatttggtatcgccgcgttcagaaatgcccgatctatcaaaatataaaatcaattaatctgattggtaaacggcgtagtggcaaaaaaattccaaacgccaaaattacgttttttggtcgccgcaagttttacgcaaaatgtaataacaggcgatcaaaacgtagcatctgcgcaaaaatgctaccattagaaacatcagctcgagacgcaaaaaataagccgtcgctgagccatagatcccaaaaaataagaacgctacgtgtttcggaaaatggcgcaaaacgtgcgccacttttattggacaaacttgtgaattttttttaaccccttagttacaagtaaacctatacatgtttggtgtctacaaactcgcaccgacctcaggtatcatacccacacatcagttttaccatatagtgaacaccgtgaataaaacatcccaaaaactattgtgccatcacactttttttgcaatttttccacacttggaatttttttgctgctttccagtacaccatatggtaaaacttatggtttcatttaaaagtacaacttgtcccgcaaaaaacaagccctcatatggcaagattgacggaaaaataaaaaagttacggctctcggaagaaggggagcaaaaaacaaaaacgcaaaaacggaaagtgccccggggctgaaggggttaaatattcaacagatgaatgtgacatcacattcccaaaggtaaattaactgacacatgtgtaatcacttttatctagttaagatgttgcaggaaactagcatcgcaaacgtgaCACATACGCGagccaaatcattaatttattcacaaatagcatcgcacttgcgttccactcgcacctaacgtgaactaaaatcagccgagtttttttcagcccagtcggaccgattttactcgcatagatgtgtttccacccaaaCGGTGATAGTCTTAGCTGTGTGCAGCAGATGCACTGAGACCTCCTCCTAGTAATGGACAGGCAGCAATTATCAGGTAATATCTAATATCACAAAGTAATATATTTTGTGGACTATAAAATGCACCAGGTAATAAGATGCACCCAGGTTTGCACAAAAAAAGAGGGGGGAAATAAAGATTAATATTAACCGATTCaccccatcccccccaccctgttttcaccttcatgaccaaaccatttttttcaattctaaccattaccactttatgaggttataactttagaatgcttcaatggatcccagtgatactAGATTGTTTTTACATGacctattgtacttcatgatagtggtaaattttggatgattttttttggttatttgtgaaaatatcggaaatttggcaaaaatttcgcAATTTTAAAACTTAATTTTTTTGCCCTTAAGtcagagagttatatcacacaaaatagttaataaataacatttcccacacgtctactttttaaaacttttttttttttttgttcgtaAGTTATAAAGGTTAAAAGatcatcagcaatttcttatttttggCG is a genomic window containing:
- the MAIP1 gene encoding m-AAA protease-interacting protein 1, mitochondrial, which translates into the protein MLRSVFRLSRLCVRSATCPLSRVPWLRPLVIPQCSGVLSVSRGFSSQSPGPSRVVVVGVPNPLIWFRTKIYFFLIRAYLDRDFTVEEFTDGAKQAFSFVSRLLSQCNFDALENLVASELLRDVKEKCSVLSDNDRNALAAESDEIMYSFPGDVAIYYDDNGRKFVRILMRFWYMTYADIPDEELEGTKVFQVVMGNENVKDSKHMVTANYEFCREFTKGVKPDWIITRIEHSKLLE